Proteins encoded together in one Ammospiza caudacuta isolate bAmmCau1 chromosome 27, bAmmCau1.pri, whole genome shotgun sequence window:
- the PIP4K2B gene encoding phosphatidylinositol 5-phosphate 4-kinase type-2 beta, which yields MAANCAGAAGTAAGAVAAVGSALSASKTKTKKKHFVCQKVKLFRASEPLLSVLMWGANHTINELSNVPVPVMLMPDDFKAYSKIKVDNHLFNKENLPSRFKFKEYCPLVFRNLRERFGIDDQDYQNSVTRSAPVNSDSQGRCGARFLTTYDRRFVIKAVSSEDVAEMHNILKKYHQFIVECHGNTLLPQFLGMYRLTVDGVETYMVVTRNVFSHRLTVHRKYDLKGSTVSREASDKEKAKDLPTFKDNDFLNEGQKLHVGEDSKKNFLEKLKRDVEFLAQLKIMDYSLLVGIHDVDRAEQEEMEVEERAEDEECENDGLGGNPISSYGTPPDSPGNLLNYPRFFGPGEFDPSVDVYAMKSHDSAPRKEVYFMAIIDILTPYDTKKKAAHAAKTVKHGAGAEISTVNPEQYSKRFNEFISSILT from the exons ATGGCCGCGAACTGCGCGGGGGCCGCGGGGACGGCGGCGGGAGCCGTCGCCGCCGTGGGCTCGGCCCTGAGCGCCAGCAAGACTAAGACCAAGAAGAAACACTTCGTGTGCCAGAAGGTGAAGCTGTTCCGGGCCTCGGAGCCGCTGCTCAGCGTCCTTATGTGGGGGGCGAACCACACG atCAATGAGCTCAGCAATGTTCCCGTCCCCGTCATGCTAATGCCCGATGACTTTAAAGCCTACAGTAAGATTAAGGTGGACAATCATCTATTCAACAA GGAGAACCTGCCCAGCCGCTTCAAATTCAAGGAGTATTGTCCCCTGGTGTTCCGGAACCTCCGGGAGAGATTTGGGATCGATGACCAGGACTACCAG AACTCGGTGACACGCAGCGCTCCAGTGAACAGCGACAGCCAGGGCCGCTGTGGCGCGCGCTTCCTCACCACCTACGACAGGAGGTTCGTCATCAAGGCCGTGTCCAGCGAGGACGTGGCAGAGATGCACAACATCCTCAAGAAGTACCACCAG tTCATTGTGGAGTGCCATGGGAACACACTGCTGCCCCAGTTCCTGGGCATGTACCGGCTCACCGTGGACGGCGTGGAGACCTACATGGTGGTCACCAGAAACGTCTTCAGCCACAGGCTGACTGTGCACAGGAAGTACGACCTGAAG gGCTCAACAGTATCCAGGGAAGCAAGTGATAAAGAGAAG GCCAAGGACCTCCCGACCTTCAAGGACAACGACTTCTTGAATGAGGGTCAGAAGCTGCATGTTGGAGAAGACAGTAAAAAGAACTTCCTTGAGAAGCTGAAGCGGGATGTGGAG tTTTTAGCCCAGCTGAAGATCATGGATTACAGCCTGCTGGTGGGCATCCACGATGTGGACCGGGCCGaacaggaggagatggaggtggaGGAGCGGGCAGAGGATGAGGAGTGTGAGAATGATGGGCTGGGGGGGAACCCCATCTCCTCCTATGGGACCCCCCCCGACAGCCCCGGCAACCTCCTCAACTACCCCCGGTTCTTCGGGCCCGGGGAGTTCGACCCCTCCGTGGATGTGTATGCCATGAAGAGCCACGACA gtgcccccaggaaGGAGGTTTATTTCATGGCCATCATCGACATCCTCACACCCTACGACAccaagaagaaagctgcacacgCTGCCAAGACAGTGAAACATGGG GCCGGGGCAGAGATCTCCACGGTGAATCCGGAGCAGTACTCAAAGCGCTTCAACGAGTTCATCTCCAGCATCCTGACATAG
- the CWC25 gene encoding pre-mRNA-splicing factor CWC25 homolog isoform X1, which translates to MGGGDLNLKKSWHPQTLRNVEKVWKAEQKHEAERRKIEELQRELQEERAREEMQRYAEDMGTVRKREEKLEWMYQGPGGMVNRDEYLLGRPVDKFILDKVGDKDSTGDTGLLPGSIFARAGASSVLDMATKIREDPLFMIRKREEEKKREVLNNPVKMKKIKALLQNSLDKKERKKKKEKKKKHKKHRRHSSSVSSSSSEKERPRNKSQKRVDSSSWKAAPSKIPGYGLQVRDPEAGPRPRERSRSPSRSPQSHSSRRNPQRSSASPSGHSKQHSSREEKGRARSPSPKKSFRRQHPPGYTRKISPEELERKRQEMMENAKWREEERANNLRKHRKEEELEKELEKLDSRDGKFFHRLKLESASTSSLEDRVKRNIHSLQRTPAALEKNFMQR; encoded by the exons ATGGGGGGGGGAGACCTG AACCTGAAAAAGAGCTGGCACCCACAGACACTGCGCAATGTGGAGAAGGTGtggaaggcagagcagaagCATGAGGCTGAGAGGAGGAAGATCGAGGAGCTGCagcgggagctgcaggaggagcggGCACGGGAGGAGATGCAGCGCTATGCTGAGGACATGGGCACCGTGCg GAAGCGTGAGGAGAAGCTGGAGTGGATGTACCAGGGCCCCGGGGGGATGGTGAACAGGGACGAGTACCTGCTGGGTCGCCCTGTGGACAAGTTCATCCTGGACAAGGTTGGGGACAAggacagcactggggacacggggctgcTGCCCGGCTCCATCTTCGCCAGGGCAGGGGCCAGCTCCGTGCTGGACATGGCCACCAAGATCCGTGAGGACCCCCTCTTCATGATCAG gaagagggaggaggaaaagaaaagagaagttttAAACAACCCggtgaaaatgaagaaaatcaaAGCCTTG CTGCAGAACAGTTTGGAtaaaaaggagaggaagaagaagaaggagaagaagaagaagcacaAGAAGCACCGGCGGCACAGCTCCAGCgtgtccagctccagctctgagaaGGAGAGGCCCAGAAATAA atCTCAGAAGAGGGTGGATAGTTCCTCCTGGAAGGCTGCTCCTTCCAAAATCCCGGGTTATGGCTTACAG GTGAGGGACCCCGAGGCGGGGCCGCGCCCCCGGGAGCGCTCCCGGAGCCCATCCCGCTCTCCCCAGAGCCATTCCAGCAGGAGGAACCCCCAGaggagctcagcatccccctCCGGGCACAGCAAACA gcacagcagccgtgaggagaagggcagagccaggagcccTTCCCCCAAAAAGAGCTTCCGACGCCAGCACCCCCCGGGCTACACCAG AAAGATctctcctgaggagctggagcgaAAACGTCAGGAAATGATGGAAAATGCCAAGtggagggaagaggagagagcCAACAACCTCAGGAAGCACCgcaaggaggaggagctggagaaggagctggagaaactcgactccagggatgggaaattCTTCCA CCGTTTGAAGCTGGAGAGTGCCTCCACCTCCAGCCTGGAGGATCGGGTCAAGCGCAACATCCACTCCCTGCAGAGgactcctgctgccctggaaaAGAACTTTATGCAGAGGTGA
- the CWC25 gene encoding pre-mRNA-splicing factor CWC25 homolog isoform X2 — MQRYAEDMGTVRKREEKLEWMYQGPGGMVNRDEYLLGRPVDKFILDKVGDKDSTGDTGLLPGSIFARAGASSVLDMATKIREDPLFMIRKREEEKKREVLNNPVKMKKIKALLQNSLDKKERKKKKEKKKKHKKHRRHSSSVSSSSSEKERPRNKSQKRVDSSSWKAAPSKIPGYGLQVRDPEAGPRPRERSRSPSRSPQSHSSRRNPQRSSASPSGHSKQHSSREEKGRARSPSPKKSFRRQHPPGYTRKISPEELERKRQEMMENAKWREEERANNLRKHRKEEELEKELEKLDSRDGKFFHRLKLESASTSSLEDRVKRNIHSLQRTPAALEKNFMQR, encoded by the exons ATGCAGCGCTATGCTGAGGACATGGGCACCGTGCg GAAGCGTGAGGAGAAGCTGGAGTGGATGTACCAGGGCCCCGGGGGGATGGTGAACAGGGACGAGTACCTGCTGGGTCGCCCTGTGGACAAGTTCATCCTGGACAAGGTTGGGGACAAggacagcactggggacacggggctgcTGCCCGGCTCCATCTTCGCCAGGGCAGGGGCCAGCTCCGTGCTGGACATGGCCACCAAGATCCGTGAGGACCCCCTCTTCATGATCAG gaagagggaggaggaaaagaaaagagaagttttAAACAACCCggtgaaaatgaagaaaatcaaAGCCTTG CTGCAGAACAGTTTGGAtaaaaaggagaggaagaagaagaaggagaagaagaagaagcacaAGAAGCACCGGCGGCACAGCTCCAGCgtgtccagctccagctctgagaaGGAGAGGCCCAGAAATAA atCTCAGAAGAGGGTGGATAGTTCCTCCTGGAAGGCTGCTCCTTCCAAAATCCCGGGTTATGGCTTACAG GTGAGGGACCCCGAGGCGGGGCCGCGCCCCCGGGAGCGCTCCCGGAGCCCATCCCGCTCTCCCCAGAGCCATTCCAGCAGGAGGAACCCCCAGaggagctcagcatccccctCCGGGCACAGCAAACA gcacagcagccgtgaggagaagggcagagccaggagcccTTCCCCCAAAAAGAGCTTCCGACGCCAGCACCCCCCGGGCTACACCAG AAAGATctctcctgaggagctggagcgaAAACGTCAGGAAATGATGGAAAATGCCAAGtggagggaagaggagagagcCAACAACCTCAGGAAGCACCgcaaggaggaggagctggagaaggagctggagaaactcgactccagggatgggaaattCTTCCA CCGTTTGAAGCTGGAGAGTGCCTCCACCTCCAGCCTGGAGGATCGGGTCAAGCGCAACATCCACTCCCTGCAGAGgactcctgctgccctggaaaAGAACTTTATGCAGAGGTGA